A part of Terriglobus roseus genomic DNA contains:
- a CDS encoding M1 family metallopeptidase: MQHSRAMRRSVIAAAVAFTATLALAQPPEGQQRRPQLPDTGGPSATYDPLKTFAPFQMPQTANIYRSGNGAPGPNYWQNQADYEMHASIDTATQTLSNDETITYTNNSPDTLNSLWLQVEQNTYRLDARARNFAGGSRRAPADQFTEGTVFESVELIANAKGAKPEKATYIVSDTRARIDLPTPLARNGQIKIHIRYHYKVPGRWGGRTSVDKSRDGYEIYDIAQWYPRMCVYDDVRGWDTQPYLGNEFYTEFGNYDYYVTVPSNMLVAGSGLLVNEKDVLTKKQQDLLAKARTSDATVVIRSVDEIKDPNSRPKKDGTLTWHYHMDRTRDAVFSASAGFVWDAAKINLPAGKTALSQSFYPAESADPDAWPMVTEYTKDTVENFSRDWYPYPWPVMTNVAGFSSGMEYPSMVFDGIRDKGKGSFVVTAHEVGHTWFPMIVQSNERRDAWMDEGFNTFIDIYESDYYKNGKYAPKRDGEYAPGPDSPADQIAKVIADPQAPTILSRADAIREKYRHPVTYFKSAEGLWLLREDILGHNVFDRAFRKYVSDWAFKHPTPSDFFREMESEGGEDLSYFWHGWYENNWSLDLAAKDVKYTDAADPSKGAKVTIEQNGQLVLPAWVVVKYEDGTDLKIKLPAETWLQKAKYDLALPTTKKIASVTIDPDQRIPDSNRSNNTAKP; this comes from the coding sequence ATGCAGCACTCCCGTGCCATGCGTCGCAGCGTCATCGCTGCCGCCGTCGCCTTTACTGCCACACTTGCCCTTGCACAACCGCCCGAGGGCCAGCAGCGTCGTCCACAGCTACCTGACACCGGCGGCCCATCCGCCACGTACGATCCGCTGAAGACCTTCGCGCCTTTCCAGATGCCGCAGACGGCCAACATCTATCGCAGCGGCAACGGCGCACCCGGTCCCAACTACTGGCAGAACCAGGCCGACTACGAGATGCACGCCAGCATCGACACGGCCACGCAGACACTCAGCAACGACGAGACCATCACCTACACCAACAACTCGCCGGACACGCTGAACAGCCTGTGGCTGCAGGTCGAACAGAACACCTATCGCCTCGACGCACGCGCCCGCAACTTCGCAGGCGGCAGCCGCCGCGCACCTGCCGATCAGTTCACCGAAGGCACTGTGTTTGAGTCGGTGGAACTCATCGCCAACGCCAAGGGTGCAAAGCCTGAGAAGGCGACATACATCGTCAGCGACACGCGCGCCCGCATCGATCTGCCCACGCCGCTCGCTCGCAACGGCCAGATCAAGATCCACATCAGGTACCACTACAAGGTGCCGGGTCGTTGGGGTGGCCGTACCTCTGTCGACAAGTCGCGCGACGGCTACGAAATCTACGACATCGCGCAGTGGTATCCACGCATGTGCGTGTATGACGACGTTCGTGGATGGGACACGCAGCCCTACCTCGGCAACGAGTTCTACACCGAGTTCGGCAACTACGACTACTACGTCACCGTGCCCTCCAACATGCTCGTCGCAGGCAGCGGCCTCCTCGTTAACGAGAAGGATGTGCTGACGAAGAAGCAACAGGACCTTCTCGCCAAGGCGCGCACGTCTGACGCAACAGTCGTCATCCGCTCCGTCGACGAGATCAAGGATCCCAACAGCCGCCCGAAGAAAGACGGCACGCTGACCTGGCATTACCACATGGACCGCACCCGCGATGCCGTCTTCTCGGCCTCAGCAGGCTTCGTGTGGGATGCCGCAAAGATCAATCTGCCCGCAGGTAAAACAGCTCTCTCGCAGAGCTTCTATCCAGCGGAATCCGCCGACCCTGACGCATGGCCTATGGTGACGGAATACACCAAGGACACGGTTGAAAACTTCTCGCGCGACTGGTACCCGTACCCGTGGCCCGTCATGACCAACGTCGCCGGCTTCTCCTCCGGCATGGAATATCCGTCGATGGTCTTCGACGGCATCCGCGACAAGGGCAAGGGCAGCTTCGTCGTCACCGCGCATGAAGTGGGCCACACATGGTTCCCCATGATCGTGCAGAGCAACGAACGCCGCGACGCATGGATGGACGAAGGCTTCAACACCTTCATCGACATCTACGAGTCGGACTATTACAAGAACGGCAAGTACGCGCCCAAGCGTGACGGTGAATACGCTCCCGGCCCTGACTCACCCGCGGATCAGATCGCCAAGGTTATCGCAGATCCGCAAGCGCCCACCATCCTCTCGCGCGCAGACGCCATCCGCGAAAAGTATCGTCACCCCGTCACGTACTTCAAGTCAGCAGAAGGCCTGTGGCTGCTGCGTGAAGACATCCTCGGCCACAACGTATTCGATCGCGCCTTCCGCAAGTACGTCAGCGACTGGGCCTTCAAACACCCCACCCCGTCTGACTTCTTCCGCGAGATGGAATCAGAGGGCGGGGAAGACCTCAGCTACTTCTGGCATGGCTGGTACGAGAACAACTGGTCGCTCGACCTCGCAGCGAAGGACGTAAAGTACACCGACGCAGCCGACCCATCCAAGGGGGCAAAGGTCACCATCGAGCAGAACGGCCAGCTCGTTCTACCCGCATGGGTCGTCGTGAAGTACGAAGACGGCACTGACCTCAAGATCAAGCTGCCAGCAGAAACCTGGCTGCAAAAGGCAAAGTACGACCTGGCCCTTCCCACCACCAAGAAGATAGCCAGCGTAACCATCGACCCAGACCAGCGCATCCCGGACAGCAACCGCAGCAACAACACAGCAAAGCCGTAA
- a CDS encoding TIGR03435 family protein, with the protein MNARRSAVAAACVLFTALCSIPFHAQAVATTPTAAPTFEVATIKPTEPMHRNRGFHVSGNRVNIENQDVTTLIVIGYSVHPKQIVNAPDWFDTARWTIDGVADKEGKLSVPDVQVMVQKLLADRFGLKFKREQREIPVYALTVAKGGPKLEKSKADPNALPNQNGNGKGRMQFQNTTMTTFLLGMQSEFDRPLVDQTGLDGHYDFSLRWTPDGVAAGDADAPPGMFTAIQEQLGLKILPVKAPANVLVIESAEKPSAN; encoded by the coding sequence ATGAATGCTCGACGCTCTGCTGTTGCTGCCGCATGCGTACTTTTTACTGCGCTGTGCTCTATTCCGTTTCATGCGCAGGCTGTCGCAACCACGCCGACCGCTGCACCTACTTTTGAAGTGGCAACCATTAAGCCTACTGAACCGATGCATCGGAATCGTGGATTTCATGTGAGCGGAAACCGCGTGAATATTGAGAATCAGGATGTGACGACGCTGATCGTCATTGGCTATTCAGTCCATCCAAAACAGATTGTGAATGCTCCGGACTGGTTCGATACAGCGCGATGGACCATTGACGGTGTTGCGGATAAGGAAGGCAAGCTGAGCGTGCCGGATGTGCAGGTGATGGTGCAGAAGTTGTTGGCGGATCGTTTTGGATTGAAGTTCAAGCGCGAGCAACGCGAGATTCCGGTTTATGCGTTGACCGTGGCCAAGGGCGGTCCGAAGCTGGAGAAGAGTAAGGCCGATCCGAATGCGTTGCCGAATCAGAATGGCAATGGCAAAGGCAGGATGCAGTTTCAGAACACGACGATGACGACCTTTCTGCTGGGTATGCAGAGTGAGTTCGATCGTCCCCTGGTGGATCAGACTGGGTTGGATGGGCACTATGACTTCTCGTTGCGGTGGACGCCAGATGGTGTTGCAGCAGGCGATGCCGATGCTCCTCCTGGAATGTTTACGGCGATTCAGGAACAACTTGGATTGAAGATCTTGCCGGTGAAGGCACCGGCGAATGTGCTGGTCATTGAGAGCGCAGAGAAGCCTTCAGCGAATTGA
- a CDS encoding DUF2809 domain-containing protein, whose product MCHGSGQSTSAPCCAVAVYWLIAMLLPRLRPASLAIIASAIALITEFSRLVPEPHIDAFRLTLAGRLLLGRYFAWPNILAYLIAIAITATADSRFDSRRS is encoded by the coding sequence ATCTGCCATGGTTCTGGTCAAAGTACCTCGGCTCCATGCTGTGCCGTTGCGGTCTACTGGCTCATCGCCATGCTTCTCCCCAGACTCCGCCCAGCATCATTAGCAATCATCGCGTCCGCGATCGCACTCATCACAGAGTTCTCACGACTCGTCCCCGAGCCACACATTGACGCGTTCCGCCTCACGCTCGCAGGACGACTTCTGCTAGGCCGCTACTTCGCATGGCCCAACATCCTCGCCTATCTCATAGCGATCGCAATCACAGCAACGGCGGACAGCAGATTCGATTCACGCCGGTCGTAA
- a CDS encoding metallophosphoesterase, producing the protein MDLQITRRRFLQQTIGFSAAVLASQAIPAIAAQPHGEADLLMVGDWGYARPAAQELVAASMVKYIKSQRLHPQALLMLGDNWYDELPGGVDSPRWKTHFEDLYPANVFPGPAYAILGNHDYQMYPTSKVEAELAYARRPHTRWTMPAKWYSFDFPAKKPLIHFIALDSNMPHEIKPNPDGTPNINFTLTEEERVAQLAWLEKELAAPRLTPFTIVMAHHPVYTDGPHGDHAMLIRDWDPLLQRYGVHAYLAGHDHDLQHLEFHGHPTSFFLSGGGGADLYDLKITPDKRGPWAQKVNGFSHLSVTEKLLTLRHVDAAGNTLHAMTKTPDGKTSVISA; encoded by the coding sequence ATGGATTTGCAGATCACTCGTCGCCGCTTTTTGCAGCAGACAATCGGCTTCAGCGCCGCCGTACTCGCCTCGCAGGCAATACCTGCCATCGCTGCGCAGCCGCATGGCGAAGCCGATCTGCTTATGGTCGGCGATTGGGGATACGCACGTCCTGCCGCCCAGGAACTCGTCGCCGCAAGCATGGTGAAGTACATAAAGTCGCAGCGCCTTCATCCGCAGGCACTCCTTATGCTCGGCGACAATTGGTACGACGAGTTGCCCGGTGGTGTTGATTCACCCCGCTGGAAGACGCACTTTGAAGACCTCTATCCCGCCAACGTCTTCCCCGGCCCGGCCTACGCCATCCTCGGCAACCACGACTACCAGATGTACCCCACCAGCAAGGTCGAAGCGGAACTCGCTTACGCGCGTCGCCCGCACACACGCTGGACCATGCCTGCCAAGTGGTACAGCTTCGATTTCCCCGCGAAGAAGCCGCTTATCCACTTCATCGCGCTCGACAGCAACATGCCGCACGAGATCAAACCCAACCCCGACGGCACGCCGAACATCAACTTCACACTCACCGAAGAAGAGCGCGTTGCCCAACTCGCATGGCTTGAGAAAGAACTCGCTGCACCGCGCCTCACGCCATTCACCATCGTCATGGCGCATCACCCCGTGTACACAGACGGCCCACACGGCGACCACGCCATGCTCATCCGCGATTGGGATCCGCTGTTGCAGCGCTATGGTGTACACGCGTATTTAGCAGGCCACGATCACGATCTGCAGCATCTCGAGTTCCACGGACATCCCACCAGCTTCTTCCTATCCGGTGGCGGTGGCGCTGATCTTTACGATTTGAAGATCACTCCAGACAAGCGCGGCCCGTGGGCGCAAAAGGTCAACGGCTTCAGCCATCTCTCGGTGACTGAGAAGCTCCTCACACTACGTCACGTGGATGCTGCGGGCAACACGCTCCACGCCATGACGAAGACACCAGACGGCAAGACCTCTGTGATTTCGGCGTAG
- a CDS encoding cytochrome P460 family protein, which yields MLKQLVRVVLVLAVLFLIAQLVRPSIPSKPATAEIHAPENVRQILRKDCYSCHSDERRLAWFDQPEPAYFLVRKDILEAREHLNFSTLGSKPDAVQKATLYEAVNMIQLGAMPLPRFLALHKDARVTPDELATLKDYLSPWGPLPASTDTNAAPAMMPRVALDSVKPEWNGLAFEPTFATWKPISFTDRGDNHTFRFILGNDVAAKAVAEGKISPWPDGAKLAKIAWKQEANADGTLRVGDFIQVELMVKDAQKYASTEGWGWGRWRGLDLKPYGKDASFVKECTSCHLPVKGDDYVYTLPMTAATVPGTEVVNNHSVTLPTSLPYQPLAWKPMTMLSDPVKKTISVLYGNDAALQHGAGAVVALVTWAERDDPHWFGGRIPDSPVRVEFLANGADYQQFAGPQWTKVESAANFVAERKELLLSLKPASLP from the coding sequence ATGTTGAAGCAGTTGGTACGAGTTGTGTTGGTGCTTGCGGTTCTGTTTTTGATTGCGCAGTTGGTGCGGCCGTCTATTCCAAGTAAGCCCGCCACAGCCGAGATTCATGCGCCTGAGAATGTGCGGCAGATCCTGCGTAAAGACTGCTACAGCTGCCATTCCGACGAACGCCGACTTGCGTGGTTTGATCAACCAGAGCCGGCCTACTTTCTTGTGCGGAAGGACATTCTTGAAGCGCGTGAGCACCTGAACTTCTCAACGCTGGGAAGCAAGCCGGATGCAGTGCAGAAGGCGACGCTGTACGAAGCCGTGAACATGATTCAGCTTGGAGCGATGCCACTGCCGCGCTTTCTAGCACTGCACAAGGACGCACGAGTCACACCAGACGAGCTTGCGACGCTGAAGGATTATCTGTCGCCTTGGGGTCCTCTTCCCGCTTCTACCGATACGAATGCTGCGCCTGCGATGATGCCGCGCGTTGCGTTGGACAGCGTGAAGCCAGAATGGAATGGACTTGCGTTTGAACCAACGTTTGCAACGTGGAAACCGATCAGCTTTACCGATCGCGGTGACAACCATACGTTCCGCTTCATTCTGGGCAACGATGTTGCCGCAAAGGCAGTGGCTGAGGGAAAGATCTCCCCTTGGCCGGATGGCGCGAAGCTGGCGAAGATTGCGTGGAAGCAGGAAGCGAACGCTGATGGAACGCTTCGCGTGGGCGACTTTATTCAAGTGGAACTGATGGTGAAGGATGCGCAGAAGTATGCGTCCACAGAGGGATGGGGTTGGGGCCGATGGCGTGGGCTTGATCTGAAGCCCTATGGCAAAGACGCGAGCTTTGTGAAGGAATGCACGAGTTGCCATTTGCCGGTCAAGGGTGACGACTACGTGTACACGTTGCCGATGACTGCTGCGACTGTGCCGGGCACAGAGGTGGTGAACAACCACTCAGTGACATTGCCTACATCGCTTCCCTATCAGCCGCTGGCCTGGAAGCCGATGACGATGCTTTCCGATCCGGTGAAGAAAACAATCTCTGTTTTGTATGGAAATGATGCAGCCTTACAACATGGCGCTGGCGCTGTAGTCGCGCTGGTTACGTGGGCAGAGCGCGACGATCCGCACTGGTTTGGCGGGAGGATTCCGGATAGCCCGGTGCGTGTGGAGTTTCTTGCGAATGGTGCGGACTATCAGCAGTTCGCGGGACCGCAGTGGACGAAGGTGGAATCTGCCGCGAACTTCGTTGCAGAGCGCAAAGAGCTTCTGCTGAGTTTGAAGCCTGCTTCACTGCCTTAG
- a CDS encoding response regulator transcription factor, whose product MRMTQVETGPIRLLVVDDHTLFGESFVSSVLHEPDVTVVGHCATLAELHDALHEQDVDVVLLDYESGKKNQKELLEALSQLRLAARFLLVTRDMDVTELHDVLDVGVSGVVLKHGDPRHLLHAIRAVAEGNQWWDESALRQLPTPVRQSAEMHAPALTVRQQQILQHILDGLSNKEIGAELGVSETAVKASIQELFHKAGVRTRSQLVRVALEKHSEEWLKPRS is encoded by the coding sequence ATGAGGATGACCCAAGTGGAGACAGGTCCCATACGGCTGTTGGTTGTGGACGACCATACGCTCTTTGGCGAGAGCTTTGTGAGTTCCGTGTTGCACGAGCCCGACGTGACCGTAGTAGGACATTGTGCGACCTTGGCGGAGTTGCACGATGCCTTGCATGAGCAGGATGTGGACGTGGTTCTGCTGGACTACGAATCAGGAAAGAAAAATCAGAAGGAATTGCTTGAAGCACTGTCACAGCTTCGCCTTGCTGCGCGGTTTCTGCTGGTAACACGCGACATGGATGTAACCGAGCTCCATGACGTGCTGGATGTTGGAGTCTCAGGCGTGGTGTTGAAACACGGTGATCCTCGTCACCTGCTCCATGCCATCCGCGCGGTGGCTGAGGGAAATCAATGGTGGGATGAGAGTGCGTTGCGTCAGTTGCCTACCCCAGTAAGACAGAGTGCAGAGATGCATGCTCCCGCGTTGACTGTGAGACAGCAACAGATTCTGCAACACATTCTGGACGGCCTGAGCAACAAAGAGATTGGCGCGGAGCTGGGAGTGTCAGAGACAGCGGTGAAAGCGAGCATCCAAGAACTGTTTCATAAAGCAGGCGTGAGAACCCGAAGCCAACTGGTGCGAGTGGCGCTGGAGAAACATTCCGAAGAGTGGCTCAAGCCGCGGAGTTAA
- a CDS encoding transferrin receptor-like dimerization domain-containing protein codes for MRRLAAASLALLLPISAVTQEAPKPILGFTPQSAQTERQLESKFLTLPDAKRISANMHKLAGHPHNVGSAAQRANAEWLVEQYKSWGWDAKIESFDVLYPTPKVRVLELLGSKPYKARLEEPPVPEDPYTQDKSPAMPPYNIYAVDGDVTAPLVYVNYGMKADYEELERNGVSVKGAIVISRYGGGWRGLKPKLAYEHGALGCIIYSDPADDGFGPGDVIPTGPMRPEWGVQRGSVADTTLYAGDPLTPGEASVPGVKRLAIKDSKVIMQIPTIPISWGDAKPLLAQLDGRTVPATWRGALPFTYKFGPSKEKVHLKVESDWGTKPVLDVIATLKGSEEPDTWIVRGNHYDGWVNGADDPISGESALMEEAHALGELHKQGWSPKRTLVYAAWDGEEPGLLGSTEWAERHADELTKHGAVYINSDENGRGYFGGSGSQSFELMVNDVTREMTDPETGKSVWDRQKAATQTGRGRRSGGDGAGRKTIPFGPAGSGSDYAGFIDHLGVASINIGYGGEDRGGTYHSAYDTPWHWDQFADKDQVYGKLFAQTAGTIVLRIANADVMPYNFTELAYTVKDYADNLKAEVKTMQAESTQRDRALKSGAYTLANDPKNSLTPPPALPMPPTYDWTTLDAAITKLSTASTRYEGLAAKAVTLSAAQRKTLNDGLAVSERKLLSDAGLPGRPWVKHLIYAPGTYTGYGASTLPGVREAIEAGRFDEAKQQLDVLVKSLNDEADFIDSLSTQIGQ; via the coding sequence ATGCGCCGACTCGCCGCTGCCTCGCTCGCCCTTCTGCTTCCTATCTCTGCTGTTACGCAGGAAGCTCCAAAGCCCATCCTTGGCTTCACTCCTCAAAGCGCGCAGACAGAGCGACAGCTTGAGTCGAAGTTCCTCACGCTGCCGGACGCAAAGCGCATCTCCGCGAACATGCACAAGCTCGCGGGACATCCGCACAACGTTGGTTCCGCTGCGCAGCGCGCCAATGCGGAATGGCTGGTCGAGCAGTACAAGTCCTGGGGTTGGGACGCCAAGATCGAGTCCTTCGATGTGCTCTATCCCACGCCAAAGGTGCGCGTGCTGGAACTCCTCGGCAGCAAGCCCTATAAGGCCAGGCTGGAAGAGCCGCCCGTTCCGGAAGATCCGTACACGCAGGACAAGAGCCCCGCAATGCCGCCGTACAACATCTACGCGGTCGACGGCGATGTCACTGCGCCGCTCGTCTACGTGAACTACGGCATGAAGGCCGACTACGAAGAGCTGGAGCGCAACGGCGTCTCCGTGAAGGGCGCCATTGTCATCTCCCGTTACGGCGGCGGCTGGCGCGGCCTCAAGCCCAAGCTCGCGTACGAGCACGGTGCTCTCGGCTGCATCATCTACTCCGATCCCGCCGATGATGGCTTCGGCCCCGGCGATGTCATCCCGACAGGTCCCATGCGTCCGGAATGGGGCGTGCAGCGCGGCTCCGTCGCAGACACCACTCTCTACGCAGGCGACCCACTTACTCCTGGTGAAGCCTCTGTCCCCGGCGTAAAGCGCCTAGCCATCAAAGACAGCAAGGTCATCATGCAGATCCCGACGATTCCCATCTCGTGGGGCGATGCCAAGCCGCTGCTGGCGCAACTGGACGGCCGCACAGTGCCCGCAACGTGGCGCGGCGCCTTGCCCTTCACCTACAAGTTCGGGCCCAGCAAGGAGAAGGTCCACCTGAAGGTGGAATCCGACTGGGGAACCAAGCCTGTGTTGGACGTCATCGCCACGCTCAAGGGCAGTGAAGAGCCAGATACGTGGATCGTGCGCGGCAACCACTATGACGGTTGGGTCAACGGTGCAGACGATCCCATCAGCGGCGAGTCCGCCCTCATGGAAGAGGCTCACGCACTGGGCGAACTGCACAAGCAGGGCTGGAGCCCGAAGCGCACCCTCGTCTACGCCGCATGGGACGGTGAAGAGCCCGGTCTTCTCGGCTCCACCGAATGGGCAGAACGCCACGCCGACGAGCTCACCAAGCATGGCGCTGTATACATCAACTCCGACGAGAACGGCCGCGGCTACTTCGGCGGCAGCGGCTCCCAGAGCTTCGAGCTCATGGTGAACGACGTCACCCGTGAGATGACCGACCCTGAGACTGGCAAGAGCGTATGGGATCGCCAGAAGGCCGCAACACAGACGGGTCGCGGTCGTCGCTCCGGTGGCGACGGCGCTGGCCGTAAGACCATCCCCTTCGGTCCTGCAGGCTCCGGCTCTGACTACGCAGGGTTCATCGACCATCTCGGCGTAGCCTCCATCAACATCGGCTACGGTGGTGAAGACCGCGGCGGAACCTACCACTCCGCCTACGACACACCGTGGCATTGGGACCAGTTCGCCGACAAGGACCAGGTCTACGGCAAGCTCTTCGCCCAGACTGCGGGAACCATCGTCCTGCGCATCGCCAATGCGGATGTCATGCCATACAACTTCACCGAGCTGGCGTACACGGTGAAGGACTATGCGGACAACCTCAAGGCTGAGGTGAAGACGATGCAGGCGGAGTCCACGCAGCGTGACCGCGCCCTGAAGTCCGGCGCATACACCCTGGCGAACGACCCCAAGAACTCCCTCACACCACCGCCAGCGCTGCCCATGCCTCCCACGTACGACTGGACCACGCTGGACGCCGCCATCACCAAGCTGTCCACTGCATCCACTCGCTACGAGGGCCTGGCGGCGAAGGCTGTGACACTCTCAGCGGCCCAACGTAAGACCCTGAACGATGGCCTGGCAGTAAGTGAGCGTAAGCTGCTCTCCGACGCTGGTCTACCGGGACGCCCATGGGTGAAACACCTCATCTACGCCCCCGGCACCTACACCGGCTACGGCGCCAGCACCCTACCCGGGGTACGTGAGGCCATAGAAGCAGGCCGTTTTGACGAAGCGAAGCAGCAATTGGATGTTCTGGTAAAGAGCCTGAACGATGAAGCAGACTTCATCGATTCACTCTCCACCCAAATCGGTCAGTAG
- a CDS encoding superoxide dismutase family protein, whose translation MQKSWMATVVLGACSLTAFAVAQKPVKVELKDPAGKDVGTVEFAKKGKTVDMKVSLHDLPAGEHGIHVHAGDACTAPDFASAKGHLNPDNKHHGYQNPEGHHAGDFASSVKVGADGKGKATLSNPDISLDTASMSSIYGKTVVVHELVDDQKTDPAGASGKRIACGVIPAAAM comes from the coding sequence ATGCAGAAGTCGTGGATGGCAACAGTGGTTTTGGGTGCATGTAGCCTGACTGCATTCGCAGTGGCGCAGAAGCCCGTGAAGGTTGAGTTGAAGGACCCCGCTGGCAAGGATGTAGGTACCGTAGAGTTTGCCAAGAAGGGTAAGACTGTCGACATGAAGGTGTCGTTGCACGATCTTCCGGCAGGCGAACATGGTATCCACGTTCATGCAGGTGATGCCTGCACCGCGCCGGACTTCGCCAGCGCCAAGGGCCACCTCAACCCGGACAACAAGCACCACGGCTACCAGAACCCTGAAGGCCATCACGCAGGCGACTTCGCCTCCAGCGTGAAGGTCGGCGCTGACGGCAAGGGCAAGGCTACGCTGAGCAATCCGGATATCTCGCTGGACACCGCATCCATGTCATCCATCTACGGCAAGACTGTAGTGGTGCACGAACTGGTAGACGACCAGAAGACTGATCCGGCAGGGGCATCAGGCAAGCGCATCGCCTGCGGCGTTATCCCCGCTGCTGCCATGTAA